The Dokdonia sp. 4H-3-7-5 genomic interval CGGCGAGGCAACAGATCTTGCACGTTCTTTTATGGTACCATTTCCTCCATCAAGCCCTTCTATGGCTCTTTTTAAAGATGGCGAGTTAGTACATATGCTAGAGCGTCACCACATTGAGGGAAGACCTGCAGAAATGATTGCAGAAAACCTTATGGATGCTTTTAACGAGCATGTTAAGTAGTCTGTAGACTTTAGTCGCTAGACGGCAATAAAAAATAAGCCACTCTTTTTAGGGTGGTTTTTTTATGCGTATGAATTTTGTTTTCAGTGCGCTTTCGCGAAAAAGTAACAATTCAAACAATAAGGTTTTGCTATAGGTAACCTTGTAGGTCTGCATCAAACTGACGACATTTGAGATTATAATCTATCCCATTCCTTCTAAAGATGACACACGAACACCAAGAACTCATAGACAACACTATCACCTTTGTAAAAACTACCCTTGCAAACGCCGAGGGTGGTCACGACTGGTTTCATATAGAACGGGTGTACAAAAGCGCCGTCAAGATAGCTCAAGGAGAAAAGGTAGATCCTCTTGTCGTCGCTCTTGGGGCATTATTACATGACATTGCAGATTCCAAATTTTTTAACGGTGATGAAACCATTGCTCCACAAATGGCAACAGAGTTTCTGTTAAGTCAAAACTGTGATAGTACGGTAATTGAGCACGTCGTTCAGATTATAAAAAACATCTCCTTTAAAGGAGGAAATAAAGCGCAAGCGTTTACATCTCCAGAGCTTGATGTTGTACAAGATGCAGATAGACTAGACGCACTAGGAGCCATAGGGATTGCACGCACCTTTAACTACGGTGGGTTTAAAAACAGAAAACTC includes:
- a CDS encoding HD domain-containing protein; amino-acid sequence: MTHEHQELIDNTITFVKTTLANAEGGHDWFHIERVYKSAVKIAQGEKVDPLVVALGALLHDIADSKFFNGDETIAPQMATEFLLSQNCDSTVIEHVVQIIKNISFKGGNKAQAFTSPELDVVQDADRLDALGAIGIARTFNYGGFKNRKLYDPAIEPQLDMTVEEYKKSTAPTINHFYEKLLLLKDRMNTKTGKKMAEKRHQYMEGFLAQFYTEWEGLK